A window of the Pedobacter frigiditerrae genome harbors these coding sequences:
- the groES gene encoding co-chaperone GroES — MALNFKPNADRVVVETAAAEEKTASGIYIPDTAKEKPQQGVVVAVGPGRYADQTGSLIPLSVKVGDQVLYSKYGGTEVTIEGKEYLIMRDSDILGTL, encoded by the coding sequence ATGGCTTTAAACTTTAAACCTAATGCAGACAGAGTAGTTGTTGAAACTGCTGCTGCAGAAGAAAAAACAGCTTCAGGTATCTATATTCCTGATACCGCTAAAGAAAAACCACAACAAGGTGTTGTAGTTGCAGTTGGACCTGGTAGATATGCAGACCAAACCGGAAGTTTGATTCCTTTAAGCGTAAAAGTTGGTGATCAAGTTTTATACAGCAAATATGGTGGCACTGAAGTAACCATCGAAGGAAAAGAATATTTAATCATGAGAGATTCTGACATCCTAGGAACTCTTTAA